The Lentzea guizhouensis genome contains a region encoding:
- a CDS encoding N-acetylmuramic acid 6-phosphate etherase, which produces MTSPHNGVGVRVESPTEQRNPRTADIDRVPTVDVLRMINDEDRTVPDAVAAVLPELARAVDLGVAAISSGGRVHYVGAGTSGRLATLDAAELVPTFNAPADWFVAHHAGGPEALVRAVEEVEDHSGATQIRRHATAKDLVVGITASGRTPFVIGALQEAQTLGAATVLISNNASVPITPDVLVALDTGPEAIAGSTRMKAGSAQKLVLTSFSTAVMVKLGRTYSNLMVSMRATNAKLRGRTIRILHEATGLPEHDCEQALADSSGDLKVALVHLLSGVPAERAAAALEDTNGHVRNALDRLAG; this is translated from the coding sequence ATGACCTCGCCCCACAACGGTGTGGGGGTGCGCGTGGAATCTCCGACGGAGCAGCGGAACCCGCGCACGGCCGACATCGACCGGGTGCCCACGGTCGACGTGCTGCGGATGATCAACGACGAGGACCGCACGGTCCCCGACGCCGTCGCCGCCGTGCTGCCGGAGCTCGCGCGGGCGGTCGACCTCGGCGTCGCCGCGATCTCGTCCGGCGGCCGGGTGCACTACGTCGGCGCGGGCACCTCCGGCCGGCTGGCCACGCTGGACGCCGCCGAGCTGGTGCCCACGTTCAACGCGCCGGCGGACTGGTTCGTCGCCCACCACGCCGGCGGCCCGGAGGCACTGGTCCGCGCGGTCGAGGAGGTCGAGGACCACTCCGGCGCCACCCAGATCCGCCGCCACGCGACCGCGAAAGACCTGGTCGTGGGCATCACGGCGTCCGGGCGCACGCCGTTCGTGATCGGGGCGCTGCAGGAGGCGCAAACGCTTGGCGCCGCCACCGTCCTGATCTCGAACAACGCCTCCGTGCCGATCACGCCGGACGTCCTCGTGGCGCTGGACACCGGCCCGGAGGCCATCGCCGGCTCGACCAGGATGAAGGCGGGCTCGGCGCAGAAGCTGGTGCTGACCTCGTTCTCGACGGCGGTGATGGTCAAGCTCGGCCGCACCTACTCGAACCTGATGGTCAGCATGCGCGCCACCAACGCCAAGCTGCGCGGCCGCACGATCCGGATCCTGCACGAGGCCACCGGGCTGCCCGAGCACGACTGCGAGCAGGCGCTGGCGGACTCGTCCGGTGACCTCAAGGTGGCGCTGGTGCACCTGCTCTCCGGGGTGCCCGCGGAACGGGCCGCGGCCGCGTTGGAGGACACGAACGGGCACGTCCGCAACGCGCTGGACCGGCTAGCCGGCTGA
- a CDS encoding globin domain-containing protein, whose product MLSEKSAELVEATLPAVGAAIGEISELFYQRMFAEHPILLRIMFNRGNQANGTQAQALAGSVAAFASGLLAGQRPDAMLRRIAHKHVSVGVTSGQYAVVHKHLLGAVAEVLDVSDEVAAAWSEVYWLMADTLIGLERFLPRGQQDHRVIARFQETDDVVTFVVRPVDGPVPASRPGQYVSVQVPLPDGARQIRQYSLSGRTDDALQFSVKRDGEVSNHLHDHAPVGSTLRLSQPLGDVTLQPGDGPVLLASAGIGCTPMIAMLAELAATGSPRRTIAVHGDHDQLSHPFRAGLAQLVAKLENAQAHVFYEWPIGEWPAERTGFVDLRGIDVPADTTAYLCGPVPFLRAVRSQLLAAGVTDIHYEVFGPDVVSAG is encoded by the coding sequence ATGCTGTCGGAGAAGTCAGCCGAGCTGGTCGAAGCCACCCTGCCCGCGGTCGGCGCCGCCATCGGCGAGATCAGCGAGCTGTTCTACCAGCGCATGTTCGCCGAGCACCCGATCCTGCTGCGGATCATGTTCAACCGCGGCAACCAGGCCAACGGCACCCAGGCCCAGGCGCTCGCCGGTTCGGTCGCGGCGTTCGCGTCCGGTCTGCTCGCCGGGCAGCGGCCCGACGCGATGCTGCGCCGGATCGCCCACAAGCACGTCTCGGTCGGCGTCACGTCCGGCCAGTACGCGGTGGTGCACAAGCACCTGCTCGGTGCCGTCGCCGAGGTCCTGGACGTGTCGGACGAGGTCGCGGCGGCCTGGAGCGAGGTCTACTGGCTGATGGCCGACACGCTGATCGGCCTGGAGCGGTTCCTGCCCAGGGGCCAGCAGGACCACCGGGTGATCGCCCGCTTCCAGGAGACCGACGACGTGGTGACGTTCGTGGTCAGACCGGTCGACGGTCCCGTCCCGGCGAGCCGTCCTGGCCAGTACGTGTCGGTGCAGGTCCCGCTGCCCGACGGCGCCAGGCAGATCCGCCAGTACAGCCTCTCCGGCCGCACCGACGACGCGCTGCAGTTCTCCGTGAAGCGCGACGGCGAGGTGTCGAACCACCTGCACGACCACGCGCCGGTGGGCAGCACCCTGCGGCTCAGCCAGCCGCTCGGCGACGTGACGCTCCAGCCCGGCGACGGCCCGGTGCTGCTCGCCTCCGCGGGCATCGGCTGCACGCCGATGATCGCGATGCTGGCCGAGCTCGCCGCCACCGGCTCGCCACGCCGGACCATCGCGGTGCACGGCGACCACGACCAGCTCAGCCACCCGTTCCGCGCGGGCCTCGCCCAGCTCGTCGCCAAGCTGGAGAACGCGCAGGCGCACGTCTTCTACGAATGGCCGATCGGGGAGTGGCCGGCCGAGCGGACCGGGTTCGTCGACCTGCGCGGCATCGACGTTCCCGCGGACACCACCGCGTACCTGTGCGGGCCGGTGCCGTTCCTGCGCGCGGTGCGGTCGCAGCTGCTCGCGGCAGGTGTCACCGACATCCACTACGAGGTGTTCGGGCCGGACGTCGTGTCAGCCGGCTAG
- a CDS encoding RrF2 family transcriptional regulator, whose translation MRLTKSTDIALRIVMRLAVVDGSEHPTTRDVAAVMGVQYTHAAKVVAQLQHLGVVEARRGRGGGLTLTAAGRAGSIGRLMRELEGVGDVVDCEGELRCPLSSACRLRHALRQAQEAFYASLDPLSVGDLVAQPTGPVLLGLGMK comes from the coding sequence GTGAGGCTGACGAAAAGCACTGACATCGCGCTGCGGATCGTGATGAGACTTGCGGTCGTGGACGGCTCGGAGCACCCGACCACGCGTGACGTCGCCGCGGTCATGGGCGTGCAGTACACCCATGCGGCGAAGGTCGTGGCGCAGCTGCAGCACCTCGGTGTCGTGGAGGCGCGGCGTGGCCGGGGCGGTGGTCTGACGCTCACCGCCGCGGGCCGGGCCGGTTCGATCGGCCGGTTGATGCGTGAGCTGGAAGGCGTCGGGGACGTCGTGGACTGCGAGGGCGAGCTGCGGTGCCCGCTCAGTTCGGCCTGCCGGTTGCGCCACGCGTTGCGCCAAGCACAGGAAGCCTTCTACGCCTCGCTCGACCCGTTGTCCGTCGGGGACCTCGTTGCCCAACCCACCGGTCCGGTCCTGCTCGGCCTGGGGATGAAGTGA
- a CDS encoding Lrp/AsnC family transcriptional regulator produces MLDEVDKALLEALQEDARLSYNELARRVHVSPPTVAQRVRRLENMGAITGYRAVVDPIVVGRPVVALVRMKCYGPRCITVHPELLDDLPEVIEVVRLTGDICSVVKVVTTSILELERLLVRLASHGETSSAMVLSTPIPWRPVLPG; encoded by the coding sequence ATGTTGGACGAGGTGGACAAGGCCCTGTTGGAGGCACTCCAAGAAGATGCGCGCCTGTCGTACAACGAGCTCGCGCGCCGGGTGCACGTCTCGCCGCCGACGGTCGCCCAGCGCGTGCGGCGGTTGGAAAACATGGGTGCGATCACCGGCTATCGCGCCGTGGTCGACCCCATCGTCGTCGGGCGTCCTGTCGTCGCGTTGGTGCGCATGAAGTGCTACGGCCCGCGGTGCATCACCGTGCATCCCGAACTGCTGGACGACCTGCCCGAGGTGATCGAGGTGGTCCGGTTGACGGGGGACATCTGCTCGGTGGTGAAGGTGGTCACCACGTCCATCCTCGAGCTGGAACGGTTGCTGGTCCGGTTGGCCTCACACGGTGAGACGTCCAGCGCAATGGTGCTGTCGACGCCGATCCCGTGGCGTCCGGTGCTGCCGGGATAA
- a CDS encoding tryptophan 2,3-dioxygenase, which yields MSCPVSPKLDFGGTTPYEDYVHASVLHTLQQQWSKDPREMSFLVITQVMELYFGLLCFEWRQAQTELRADDLRAAVRTLRRSDLHLQALSAAWRPIARMTPTEFNSFRDALGEGSGFQSGMYREMEFLLGEKSASMLVPHRAVPAMHAQLEESLSKPSLYDDVLAALKRRGFDIPDAVLDRDLTKAYEPSAEVEQVWAAIYRGDDRDLLELGEALTDIAEEFARWRYDHLLATRRSMGAKVGTGGSAGVAWLEKRTQRSVFPELWTARSYV from the coding sequence ATGAGCTGCCCCGTGTCCCCCAAGCTGGATTTCGGCGGCACCACGCCGTACGAGGACTACGTGCACGCGTCGGTGCTGCACACCCTTCAACAGCAGTGGTCCAAAGATCCCCGCGAGATGTCGTTCCTGGTCATCACGCAGGTCATGGAGCTGTACTTCGGCCTGCTCTGCTTCGAGTGGCGCCAGGCCCAGACCGAGCTGCGCGCCGACGACCTGCGCGCGGCCGTGCGCACGTTGCGACGCTCCGACCTGCACCTGCAGGCGCTGTCCGCGGCGTGGCGGCCGATCGCCAGGATGACGCCGACCGAGTTCAACTCGTTCCGCGACGCGCTCGGCGAGGGCTCCGGCTTCCAGTCGGGCATGTACCGCGAGATGGAGTTCCTGCTCGGCGAGAAGTCCGCGTCGATGCTCGTGCCGCACCGCGCGGTGCCGGCGATGCACGCGCAGCTGGAGGAGTCGCTCTCGAAGCCGTCGCTGTACGACGACGTGCTGGCCGCGTTGAAGCGCCGCGGGTTCGACATCCCGGACGCCGTGCTGGACCGCGACCTCACCAAGGCCTACGAGCCGTCCGCCGAGGTCGAGCAGGTGTGGGCGGCGATCTACCGCGGTGACGACCGCGACCTGCTGGAGCTGGGCGAGGCGCTGACCGACATCGCCGAGGAGTTCGCGCGGTGGCGGTACGACCACCTGCTCGCGACCCGGCGGTCGATGGGCGCGAAGGTGGGCACGGGTGGGTCGGCTGGTGTTGCCTGGCTGGAGAAGCGCACCCAACGGTCGGTGTTCCCCGAACTCTGGACGGCGAGGAGCTACGTGTGA
- the kynU gene encoding kynureninase — protein sequence MRRELFDIPEGVIYLDGNSLGAPPKHVAERVQEVVKHQWGTRLIRSWSEGWWEAPQRIGDRIGRLVGAAPGQVVVGDSTSVNVFKALMGAVKGTGRTEIVVDESTFPTDGYIAQSVASLTGLKIRPARPSSLDLTEDTAVVLLNHVDYRTGELLDMAEHTERAHAVGAQVVWDLCHSAGVLPIELDALNVDYAIGCTYKFLNGGPGSPAFIYVPHAKQATFENPLSGWNGHREPFGMQPSYEPDPGIVRARVGTPDILSMLALDAALDVWDDVDLAELRQRGLQLTALFREHVQKLTDLEVVTPEQRGNQISVRCPDAKNVMDELVNRGVIGDHRPPDVLRFGFAPLYVTDEDAVKAAEVLADVIR from the coding sequence GTGAGGCGCGAGCTGTTCGACATCCCCGAAGGTGTCATCTACCTCGACGGCAACTCGCTCGGCGCACCACCGAAGCACGTCGCCGAGCGTGTCCAGGAGGTCGTGAAGCACCAGTGGGGCACCCGGTTGATCCGGTCGTGGTCCGAAGGCTGGTGGGAGGCACCGCAACGGATCGGTGACCGGATCGGCAGGCTCGTCGGCGCCGCACCCGGACAGGTCGTCGTCGGCGATTCCACGTCGGTCAACGTGTTCAAGGCGTTGATGGGCGCGGTGAAGGGCACCGGCCGCACCGAGATCGTGGTCGACGAGTCGACGTTCCCGACCGACGGGTACATCGCGCAGTCCGTGGCGTCGTTGACCGGGCTGAAGATCCGTCCAGCGCGTCCGTCCTCTTTGGACCTCACTGAGGACACCGCGGTGGTGCTGCTCAACCACGTCGACTACCGCACCGGCGAGCTGCTCGACATGGCGGAACACACCGAGCGAGCGCATGCCGTTGGCGCGCAGGTGGTCTGGGACCTCTGCCACAGCGCGGGCGTGCTGCCGATCGAGCTGGACGCGCTGAACGTCGACTACGCGATCGGCTGCACCTACAAGTTCTTGAACGGCGGGCCCGGCTCGCCGGCGTTCATCTACGTGCCGCACGCGAAGCAGGCCACGTTCGAGAACCCGCTGTCGGGCTGGAACGGGCACCGCGAGCCGTTCGGCATGCAGCCGTCCTACGAGCCGGATCCCGGCATCGTCCGGGCGCGGGTCGGTACGCCGGACATCCTGTCGATGCTGGCGCTCGACGCGGCGCTGGACGTCTGGGACGACGTGGACCTCGCCGAGCTGAGGCAGCGCGGGTTGCAGCTCACGGCGTTGTTCCGCGAGCACGTCCAGAAGCTCACGGACCTCGAGGTGGTCACGCCGGAGCAGCGCGGCAACCAGATCTCGGTGCGCTGCCCGGACGCGAAGAACGTCATGGACGAGCTGGTCAACCGCGGCGTCATCGGCGACCACCGGCCGCCCGACGTCCTGCGGTTCGGGTTCGCGCCGCTCTACGTGACCGACGAGGACGCGGTGAAGGCCGCCGAGGTCCTGGCCGACGTCATCCGGTGA
- a CDS encoding oxidoreductase gives MTDPLAPLLSLPGVADAANAAKDAVFQVHRHRVNLRGWATTAAEASVRAARASAALEGGPTEIPASGEVSDPVLAGSLRIAEALGGLVAVWQRAPLQALARLHVLAAADLTSEVGRPRVSQDVSQRLDLLGSLVTGGTSVPAPVLVAVVHGELLGLAPFDVANGVVARAAARLTSISTGLDPKGLGVPEVHCLRKSSEYEAASVAFASGELDGLAQWILFVCAALESGAREAKSIADAALTG, from the coding sequence GTGACCGACCCACTCGCTCCGCTGCTTTCCTTGCCCGGTGTGGCAGATGCTGCGAACGCCGCAAAGGACGCCGTCTTCCAGGTGCACCGCCATCGGGTGAACCTGCGCGGCTGGGCCACGACCGCGGCCGAGGCGTCGGTCCGCGCGGCCCGTGCGTCGGCGGCGCTGGAGGGCGGTCCGACCGAGATCCCGGCGTCCGGCGAGGTCTCCGACCCGGTGCTGGCCGGCTCGTTGCGGATCGCGGAAGCGTTGGGCGGGCTGGTCGCGGTGTGGCAGCGCGCGCCGCTGCAGGCGTTGGCGCGGTTGCACGTCCTCGCCGCCGCGGACCTGACCTCAGAGGTCGGCCGGCCGCGGGTCTCGCAGGACGTGTCGCAGCGGCTCGACCTGCTCGGCTCGCTCGTCACCGGTGGCACGTCGGTGCCGGCACCGGTGCTCGTCGCGGTCGTGCACGGCGAACTGCTCGGCCTCGCCCCGTTCGACGTCGCGAACGGCGTCGTGGCCCGCGCCGCGGCGAGGCTGACGTCGATCTCCACCGGCCTCGACCCGAAGGGCCTCGGCGTGCCCGAGGTGCACTGCCTGCGCAAGTCCTCCGAGTACGAGGCCGCCTCCGTGGCGTTCGCATCGGGTGAGCTCGACGGCCTGGCGCAGTGGATCCTGTTCGTCTGCGCGGCTTTGGAGTCGGGCGCCCGCGAGGCGAAGAGCATCGCGGACGCCGCGCTCACCGGATGA